Proteins encoded within one genomic window of Brassica rapa cultivar Chiifu-401-42 chromosome A09, CAAS_Brap_v3.01, whole genome shotgun sequence:
- the LOC103838600 gene encoding kinesin-like protein KIN-7N yields MEKICVAVRVRPPTPESSSSENGSSLWKVEDNRISLHKSLDTPISTASYAFDHVFDERSTNACVYELLTKDIIHAAVEGFNGTAFAYGQTSSGKTFTMTGSETDPGIIRRSVRDVFDRIQMISDREFLIRVSYMEIYNEEINDLLAVENQRLQIHEHLERGVFVAGLKEEIVSDAEQILKLLDSGEVNRHFGETNMNVHSSRSHTIFRMVIESRGKENSSTDAIRVSVLNLVDLAGSERIAKTGAGGVRLTEGKYINKSLMILGNVINKLSESSKLRAHIPYRDSKLTRILQPALGGNAKTCIICTIAPEEHHIEESKGTLQFASRAKRITNCAQINEILTDAALLKRQKLEIEELRMKLQGSHAEVLEQEILKLSNQMLKYELECERLKTQLEEERGKQKEQEQCIKEQQLKIENLNNLVTNSDYKKNQSEDFINLRRTQDGRCNVNDSSGFPGTPCFESAEPSFVVARSKYSELSDFSPMVDSLGDVADEDTWTKLNKGFVPDLDQLQFTPAIKRQPTPLIAATTECSRENQKVVDDLKSQIELLTSEKDSLQVKFSEQVVLNNKLMGEISELKEGTLHMKEIPKLLSESVANCKDVYKDVIVTMKTLMAEKESPTAKLLFGVTGISTSLLSTLESQFSMIMDGQKAGSIVDYPLYDQWETLRVSLKNTATSLLLDAQAKDEILNSHDKGQETGVMEEKLKSELSIVKERYNELEKELCLDKLLLKASRESHERLEKEVQFLKEERDSLDVAVSQSTQRLRVIASDKENALKDLNVEVKRRKEMEEEIKQISFAFSSRQKSLMSFHNEIKSKMQKLTTQNPKLK; encoded by the exons atggagaagatctgTGTAGCAGTCAGAGTGAGGCCGCCGACGCCGGAATCATCATCATCGGAGAACGGATCTTCTCTCTGGAAAGTCGAAGACAATCGCATCTCTCTCCACAAGTCACTCGATACCCCAATCTCAACCGCTTCTTACGCTTTCG ACCATGTGTTCGACGAAAGGTCTACGAACGCATGCGTCTACGAACTTCTCACCAAGGATATCATTCATGCTGCCGTCGAGGGTTTTAACG GTACTGCGTTTGCTTATGGGCAAACTAGTAGTGGAAAGACGTTTACAATGACGGGTTCTGAGACTGATCCAGGGATTATTCGAAGATCTGTCAGAGATGTGTTTGATAGAATACAAATG ATATCGGACCGTGAGTTTCTCATCCGGGTTTCGTACATGGAGATTTATAATGAAGAAATTAATGATCTTTTAGCTGTTGAGAACCAGAGACTGCAAATTCACGAACATTTGGAG CGTGGAGTGTTTGTTGCTGGTCTTAAGGAAGAGATTGTTAGTGACGCTGAACAGATTCTAAAGCTTTTAGACTCTGGAGAAG TTAATAGGCACTTTGGCGAGACAAACATGAACGTTCATAGTAGCAGGTCCCATACCATCTTCAGAATG GTGATTGAGAGCAGGGGAAAAGAAAACTCTTCTACGGATGCTATCCGTGTCTCAGTCTTG AATTTGGTTGACTTGGCTGGATCTGAGCGTATTGCTAAAACCGGTGCTGGTGGAGTGCGCTTGACAGAAGGGAAGTACATTAATAAGAGCTTAATGATTCTTGGTAATGTTATCAATAAGCTAAGTGAAAGTTCAAAGCTAAG GGCACATATTCCTTACCGAGACAGTAAGCTAACTAGAATTCTTCAGCCTGCACTTGGTGGTAATGCCAAGACTTGCATTATATGCACTATCGCACCAGAAGAG CATCATATTGAGGAATCAAAAGGAACTCTCCAATTTGCAAGCAGAGCCAAACGCATCACCAACTGTGCTCAAATTAATGAG ATCTTGACTGATGCTGCTTTGTTGAAACGCCAAAAATTAGAGATAGAAGAACTAAGGATGAAGCTTCAG GGATCCCATGCTGAGGTGTTGGAACAAGAGATATTAAAGTTAAGCAATCAGATGCTTAAG TATGAGCTAGAATGTGAAAGGCTAAAAACACAACTGGAAGAAGAGAGAGGAAAACAGAAGGAGCAGGAGCAATGCATCAAGGAGCAACAGTTAAAAATTGAGAACTTAAACAATCTTGTCACTAATTCAGACTATAAGAAGAACCAGTCAGAG GACTTTATTAATTTAAGAAGGACTCAAGATGGGCGATGCAATGTCAATGATAGCAGCGGTTTTCCTGGGACTCCTTGCTTCGAATCAGCTGAACCTTCCTTTGTGGTTGCTCGGTCGAAGTACTCAGAACTATCTGATTTTAGTCCGATGGTTGATTCACTGGGGGACGTGGCCGATGAAGACACTTGGACAAAACTAAACAAGGGTTTTGTCCCAGACCTTGATCAACTCCAGTTTACACCTGCAATTAAAAGACAACCCACTCCATTAATTGCTGCAACCACG GAATGCTCGCGTGAAAATCAGAAAGTGGTGGACGATCTCAAAAGTCAGATTGAGTTGCTGACCAGCGAAAAGGACAGCCTGCAG GTAAAATTCAGCGAACAAGTAGTACTGAACAACAAACTTATGGGAGAGATATCTGAGCTCAAAGAAGGAACGCTTCACATGAAAGAAATTCCAAAACTGTTGTCCGAGTCGGTTGCTAATTGCAAGGATGTATACAAGGACGTGATAGTCACAATGAAG ACCTTAATGGCTGAGAAAGAATCTCCGACAGCAAAGCTACTCTTTGGTGTAACTGGAATCTCAACAAGCCTTCTTTCAACTCTAGAATCACAATTCTCAATGATAATGGATGGTCAGAAAGCGGGTAGCATCGTAGATTATCCTTTATATGATCAATGGGAAACACTTCGTGTTAGTCTGAAGAACACAGCCACAAGCCTGCTGTTAGACGCACAAGCAAAAGATGAAATTCTTAACTCCCACGACAAG GGACAAGAAACGGGTGTAATGGAGGAGAAGCTGAAGTCTGAGCTCAGCATAGTCAAGGAAAGATATAACGAGCTGGAGAAAGAGTTGTGTTTGGATAAACTGCTTCTAAAAGCTTCAAGAGAGAGCCATGAGAGGCTGGAAAAGGAAGTACAATTCCTGAAGGAAGAAAGAGATTCATTAGATGTAGCAGTCTCTCAATCAACTCAGAGGTTGAGAGTGATTGCATCTGATAAAGAGAATGCTTTGAAAGATCTTAATGTGGAAGTGAAGAGAAGGAAAGAGATGGAGGAAGAGATTAAGCAAATCAGCTTTGCTTTCTCTAGCAGGCAGAAGTCTCTTATGTCTTTTCACAATGAAATCAAATCCAAAATGCAGAAACTAACAACGCAGAATCCGAAATTGAAGTAG